In Sedimentibacter sp. MB31-C6, one genomic interval encodes:
- a CDS encoding cytidyltransferase: protein MSRLLLNELHKDILQRLTHKDFLKRIKISEEKIQSFIINKKFVNNLRIFINSKESICKDVLNLTSDIFNSLCAEQPKDWLFYIFQHTLHLSFPDAVTIRLNPKYENAVQIYLEILRTIVIHEKKSRNFDKFSQFQFLSEDEIKELTNPEEYLTFIETYNKKYIYELMMIDAEVNGYNTLNHVAAVHYVAMHIGRQLHKVGSHVNLGLVSGAAAGHDIGKYGCKGLEKTRVAYLHYYYTDQWLMKNNMPSLALIAANHSTWDLELENLPLETLILIYADFRVKNKTTKHGIEMNIYDLNDSFQIILDKLDNVDEAKEKRYIRVYSKLKDFENYLIFKGINIDFSSNEPNPNGKSDYALVDGYEVIDSFRYMAIEHNTSLMSKLNNDVSFANIIEAARSEKNWKNVRSYLNIIEEYSTYLSQKQKLFTLNFLYELLINREGDIRRQAASIMGKIIISFDVDFKKELPEDVKLSFNEEINSLDLWDKYLGLFLKPDHKVTDQHKEWIGYSLRIFVDSLLTNCIGKDKKCYLDILFNYFNNKENDYIATLNLLNSLLSVPMKDCESVQVGKLMNFALKEIDNPAEDVRLMSVQFLYCLVKQKDDVAISFNPIREFINNVSESDDLCINFLKGKIGQKLNMSEEIKLKYNNLINGNINKTSELFLNNLKAATPWNFKTISIDFIIDNITDKNKVTLLQTATHLTNLVKVSAKESVRNKAGNALVEIGSLLTNDQRNEISLELLKGLEIDELQYAKYIPEYLGRFVMLLHPKELNEFIIDLKNIYKGSNERASALAIDTFGIMIQYYPEYEGKFEETEKDYNKRLVKVLGIILSGLANYNIQVKLETFLVIGQYIFNSKKLDLKQKNKIFMGISKKLLTLINEKELSDLFFFNNSASFNHIYRFISDYAFFYGEFEIMEHKNIAYFPGTFDPFSLSHKGIVTEIRNLGFIVYLAVDEFSWSKRVQPRMIRRQIINMSIADELDVYLFPDNIPVNLSSSEDLKKLKALFPNNNIFMVAGSDVILNASAYKARPTKNSIHSFNHIVFKRALDDLSVNYIKKAEETKNKIKGNVVELQLPVYLEDISSTQIRDHIDNNRDITNLIDPLAQSFIYERNLYIREPQYKSVLKSRPFNIEIIDDLSKSIVDEIGHYIFMHTNLYENIGEELISKNIKLLVIRDSRNSNKLLGFTAFHKISSSKVYSEFKSQYIADYVREKTAGRIIVLDGIFVNPSKIYDYMEQVLLTETLAYCLQNDFTYALYYNNMSNLSSDEVIETLELQGFQKIIENDSKKTVYAVDMKFPICLTLDLKSFIKEPFNTNDNIHEAIIKARKDLQMSLTELYPGSLVLTFDNDMINQTLIDKISSMNNINDDMLENPKILGEYMCVPFGNILKGTVIPNTVTKSLHTEKVYSTDTKKFKINEYPFYSPIDNQVKTIKSFNRPVILVDDILHKGYRIKEIDPILKKHDIKVEKIIVGIMSGRGKDLMDIQERDIDSAYFIPNLRLWFNENLMYPFLGGDGIDSDLENTLNLIPSLNLILPYYAPMFIRGTSKEAIYNLSMVCLENAKNILLALESEYQNIYEKNLTVKRLGEVLVSPRLPYLGKNIYYDFNTEASSYMNVSIENLSKLERIIK from the coding sequence ATGAGTAGATTATTACTAAATGAATTACATAAAGATATACTCCAAAGATTAACACATAAAGATTTTTTAAAACGTATAAAGATTTCTGAAGAAAAAATACAATCATTTATTATTAATAAGAAATTTGTAAATAACTTGCGTATATTTATAAATAGCAAGGAATCTATCTGTAAGGATGTGTTAAATCTAACCTCAGATATTTTTAACAGTTTATGTGCCGAACAACCAAAAGATTGGTTATTTTACATATTTCAACATACATTACACTTATCTTTTCCAGATGCCGTTACAATAAGATTAAATCCTAAATATGAAAATGCAGTTCAAATTTATTTAGAAATATTGAGAACTATAGTTATACACGAGAAAAAAAGCCGAAATTTTGATAAATTTTCACAATTCCAATTTTTATCTGAAGATGAGATAAAAGAACTTACAAATCCAGAGGAATATTTAACTTTTATTGAAACCTATAATAAAAAGTATATATATGAACTTATGATGATAGATGCTGAAGTAAATGGTTACAACACTTTAAATCATGTTGCTGCAGTTCATTATGTAGCAATGCATATTGGTAGACAACTTCATAAGGTGGGAAGTCATGTTAATTTAGGGTTAGTATCTGGAGCAGCTGCTGGACATGATATAGGAAAATATGGGTGCAAAGGTTTGGAAAAAACAAGAGTAGCATACTTACATTATTATTATACAGACCAGTGGCTAATGAAAAATAACATGCCAAGTCTTGCATTGATAGCAGCTAATCATTCAACATGGGATTTAGAACTGGAAAATTTGCCATTAGAAACTTTGATTTTAATATATGCAGATTTTAGAGTTAAAAATAAAACTACAAAGCATGGAATAGAAATGAATATATATGATTTAAATGACTCATTTCAAATTATTCTTGATAAATTAGATAATGTTGATGAAGCTAAAGAAAAAAGATATATTAGAGTTTATTCTAAACTTAAAGACTTTGAAAATTACCTTATTTTTAAAGGGATAAACATAGATTTTAGTTCAAATGAACCTAATCCTAATGGCAAATCTGATTATGCTCTTGTTGATGGATATGAGGTTATTGATAGTTTTAGATATATGGCAATTGAACATAATACATCTTTAATGAGTAAATTAAATAATGATGTTTCCTTTGCCAATATTATTGAAGCTGCAAGAAGTGAAAAGAATTGGAAGAATGTAAGGTCATATCTTAACATTATCGAAGAATACTCTACTTACTTATCTCAAAAACAAAAATTATTTACATTAAACTTTTTATATGAATTGTTGATAAACAGGGAAGGGGATATTCGTCGCCAAGCTGCAAGTATAATGGGTAAAATTATAATATCTTTTGATGTTGATTTTAAAAAGGAATTACCTGAAGATGTAAAGTTGTCATTTAATGAGGAAATAAATAGCTTAGATTTATGGGATAAATACTTGGGATTATTTTTAAAACCTGACCATAAGGTAACGGATCAACATAAAGAATGGATTGGTTACTCATTGAGAATCTTTGTTGATTCGCTATTAACTAATTGTATTGGTAAAGATAAAAAATGTTATTTAGATATTTTGTTTAATTATTTTAACAACAAAGAAAATGATTATATAGCTACTCTTAATTTATTAAATAGTTTGCTTAGTGTACCTATGAAAGATTGCGAGTCTGTTCAAGTTGGCAAACTAATGAATTTCGCTTTAAAGGAAATAGATAATCCTGCTGAAGATGTAAGACTTATGTCAGTACAGTTTTTGTATTGTTTAGTTAAACAAAAAGATGATGTAGCTATTTCCTTTAACCCAATTAGAGAATTTATAAATAATGTTTCTGAATCAGATGATTTATGTATAAATTTTTTAAAGGGGAAAATAGGACAAAAATTAAATATGTCAGAAGAAATTAAACTTAAATATAACAATTTAATTAATGGAAATATAAATAAGACATCAGAATTGTTTTTAAACAATTTAAAAGCTGCTACGCCTTGGAATTTTAAGACAATAAGCATTGATTTTATTATAGATAATATAACTGATAAAAATAAAGTTACTTTACTTCAAACTGCGACACATTTAACTAATTTAGTAAAAGTAAGTGCAAAGGAGTCTGTAAGGAATAAAGCAGGAAATGCACTTGTAGAAATAGGGTCTTTATTAACAAATGACCAAAGAAATGAAATATCTTTAGAATTGCTTAAAGGTTTAGAAATTGATGAGCTGCAGTATGCAAAATATATTCCTGAATATTTAGGTCGCTTTGTAATGCTTTTACATCCGAAAGAGTTAAATGAGTTTATTATTGATTTAAAAAATATTTACAAGGGCTCGAATGAAAGAGCAAGTGCTTTAGCTATTGATACTTTTGGTATTATGATTCAGTATTATCCAGAGTATGAAGGTAAATTTGAAGAAACTGAAAAAGATTATAATAAGAGATTAGTAAAGGTGTTAGGGATAATATTAAGCGGACTAGCTAATTATAATATTCAAGTTAAATTAGAGACATTTTTGGTCATAGGGCAATATATTTTTAACTCAAAGAAATTGGATTTAAAACAAAAAAATAAAATTTTCATGGGTATTTCCAAGAAACTCTTGACATTAATTAATGAAAAAGAATTAAGTGATTTGTTTTTCTTTAACAATTCAGCTTCCTTTAATCATATTTATAGATTTATTAGTGATTATGCATTTTTTTATGGAGAATTTGAAATTATGGAACATAAAAATATAGCATATTTCCCTGGAACATTTGACCCTTTTTCCTTAAGTCATAAGGGTATTGTTACTGAAATCAGAAATTTAGGATTTATAGTATACTTGGCAGTAGATGAATTTTCATGGTCTAAAAGAGTTCAGCCAAGAATGATTAGAAGACAAATTATTAATATGTCAATTGCAGATGAACTTGATGTTTATTTGTTTCCAGACAATATACCTGTTAACTTATCAAGTTCAGAAGATTTAAAAAAGCTGAAAGCTTTATTCCCTAATAATAATATTTTTATGGTTGCTGGTAGTGATGTAATATTAAATGCATCTGCCTATAAAGCAAGACCTACTAAAAATTCCATTCACAGCTTTAATCATATAGTATTCAAAAGGGCATTAGATGATTTATCAGTAAACTATATTAAGAAAGCAGAAGAAACTAAAAATAAAATTAAAGGTAATGTTGTTGAGTTACAGCTACCAGTTTATTTAGAGGATATAAGTTCAACACAAATTAGAGATCATATTGATAATAATAGAGATATTACCAATTTGATTGATCCTTTAGCGCAAAGTTTCATTTATGAAAGAAACTTATATATTAGAGAACCTCAGTATAAAAGCGTGTTAAAGTCAAGACCATTTAATATAGAAATAATAGATGACCTAAGTAAAAGTATTGTAGATGAAATAGGACATTATATTTTTATGCATACAAATCTTTATGAAAATATAGGAGAGGAACTTATTTCTAAAAATATAAAACTCTTAGTAATTAGGGATAGTAGAAATTCTAATAAATTATTAGGTTTTACGGCATTCCATAAGATAAGTTCATCAAAAGTTTATTCAGAGTTTAAAAGTCAATATATTGCTGACTATGTAAGAGAAAAAACAGCTGGACGAATTATAGTTTTAGATGGTATTTTTGTAAATCCAAGTAAGATTTATGATTATATGGAGCAAGTTTTACTTACTGAAACTTTAGCTTATTGTTTACAAAATGATTTTACATACGCCTTATACTATAATAATATGTCTAATTTAAGTTCAGATGAAGTAATAGAAACTTTAGAACTTCAAGGTTTTCAAAAAATTATTGAAAATGATTCCAAAAAAACAGTCTATGCAGTAGATATGAAGTTCCCAATATGCCTTACTTTAGATCTTAAAAGCTTTATTAAGGAGCCTTTTAATACTAATGATAATATTCATGAAGCTATTATTAAAGCTAGAAAAGATTTACAGATGTCATTAACTGAGCTATATCCTGGAAGTTTAGTACTAACCTTTGATAATGATATGATAAATCAAACATTAATAGATAAAATTTCAAGTATGAATAATATTAATGATGATATGTTGGAAAATCCGAAAATATTAGGGGAATATATGTGTGTTCCATTTGGTAATATATTAAAGGGGACAGTAATACCTAATACAGTAACTAAATCACTACATACAGAAAAGGTATATAGTACTGACACGAAAAAATTTAAAATAAATGAATACCCTTTTTATTCTCCTATAGATAATCAAGTTAAAACTATCAAATCTTTCAATAGACCTGTTATATTAGTAGATGATATACTTCATAAAGGTTATAGAATTAAGGAAATTGATCCTATTCTAAAAAAACATGATATAAAAGTTGAAAAAATTATTGTTGGAATAATGTCCGGCAGAGGTAAGGATCTAATGGATATACAAGAAAGAGATATAGACAGTGCTTATTTTATACCTAATTTAAGGTTATGGTTCAACGAGAATCTCATGTATCCATTTTTAGGAGGAGATGGCATTGATTCAGATTTGGAGAATACTCTTAATTTAATACCATCATTAAACCTCATATTACCATATTACGCCCCAATGTTCATTAGAGGGACTTCAAAGGAAGCTATTTATAATTTATCAATGGTATGCCTTGAAAATGCTAAAAATATATTACTTGCTTTGGAATCAGAATATCAGAATATTTATGAAAAAAATCTCACTGTAAAAAGACTTGGCGAAGTTCTAGTATCACCAAGGTTACCGTATTTAGGTAAAAATATATATTATGATTTTAATACAGAAGCCTCTAGTTATATGAATGTAAGTATAGAAAATTTAAGTAAACTTGAAAGGATAATAAAATAA
- a CDS encoding fumarylacetoacetate hydrolase family protein: MYFLTYIYKGTESIGLLNKDHTCVIPVQSVFSNLKCEIPTNMIHLIETFNQLNIKDFENTVHQCKDLIDLNKIKIMAPIPFPKRNIICLGKNYLDHINEVKSLKNVSSDIPSKPIYFSKIAYPAVGHMDYIDSHSDIVKELDYEVELAVIISKKCKNVSKENAEKYIFGYTIGNDVSARNIQTEHVQWHKGKSFDTFSSLGPYIVHKNKISFPPKLEIKSYINGELRQNSNTDSLIFDIPTIINDITSGITLYPGDIILTGTPAGVGAGFNPPKYLKQGDKIDCIIENIGTLTNIVK, encoded by the coding sequence ATGTATTTTTTAACTTATATCTATAAAGGTACTGAATCAATTGGATTATTAAACAAAGACCATACTTGTGTTATACCTGTTCAATCAGTTTTTTCAAATTTAAAATGTGAAATTCCTACCAATATGATACATTTAATCGAAACTTTTAATCAATTAAACATTAAAGATTTCGAAAATACTGTTCATCAATGTAAAGATTTAATAGATTTAAATAAAATTAAAATAATGGCTCCTATACCTTTCCCTAAAAGAAATATAATATGTCTAGGTAAAAATTATTTGGATCATATTAATGAGGTTAAAAGCTTAAAAAATGTATCATCTGATATTCCAAGTAAACCAATATATTTTAGTAAAATCGCCTATCCGGCAGTAGGTCATATGGACTATATCGATTCTCATTCTGATATAGTAAAAGAACTAGACTATGAAGTTGAACTTGCAGTAATAATCAGTAAAAAGTGCAAAAATGTATCTAAGGAAAATGCAGAAAAGTATATTTTTGGATATACAATAGGTAATGATGTATCTGCAAGAAATATACAAACTGAACATGTTCAATGGCATAAAGGAAAATCTTTTGATACATTTAGCTCATTAGGACCATATATTGTACATAAAAATAAAATATCCTTTCCTCCAAAACTAGAAATAAAGAGCTATATAAATGGAGAACTGAGACAAAATAGCAATACTGATTCCTTAATTTTTGACATACCTACTATTATAAATGATATAACGTCCGGTATTACGTTATACCCTGGAGACATAATCCTCACTGGTACACCAGCTGGAGTTGGTGCAGGATTCAATCCTCCAAAGTACCTTAAGCAAGGTGATAAAATAGATTGTATTATTGAAAATATTGGAACATTAACTAATATAGTTAAGTAG
- a CDS encoding DUF4363 family protein — translation MRMVVISLIFLLIMIGIWAWFHFAYIEPTTDYYFEEFNYLSETIKKGDWDKAKSDIELYNKKWEEMRGIWIYFLNQDDIDNVDISMKKLDIYIKNYDKTMAQAELEHLRILFNIIKDNECLTLDNIF, via the coding sequence ATGAGAATGGTTGTTATTTCATTAATATTTTTATTAATAATGATAGGTATTTGGGCATGGTTTCACTTTGCTTATATAGAACCCACAACAGATTACTATTTTGAAGAATTTAATTATTTATCTGAAACTATAAAAAAGGGAGATTGGGATAAAGCAAAATCAGATATTGAATTGTATAATAAAAAGTGGGAGGAAATGAGAGGGATTTGGATTTATTTTTTAAATCAAGATGATATTGATAATGTAGATATCTCAATGAAGAAACTAGATATATATATAAAGAATTATGATAAAACAATGGCTCAAGCAGAGCTTGAGCACCTAAGAATTCTATTTAATATTATAAAAGATAATGAATGTTTAACTTTAGATAATATTTTTTAA
- a CDS encoding DUF421 domain-containing protein, protein MIIVLLRATILYGMLLISMRIMGKGDLGELQPFDLVVSLMLAELAVMPVEDLGAPLSHGLTAIAAIMFLQCLISYISLKNNTARKIICGRPSILIDHGKFNIKEMNKLRVNTNDILGQMRLKGFYNVEDIDYLIMETNGEVSIIGPVEKPDIRCNRIPIAVIIDGKIMYDNLNQFNIKEEDVRKKLKQKGLKLKQVIYGFVDEDDKYIFYKR, encoded by the coding sequence ATGATTATTGTACTTTTAAGAGCTACAATACTGTATGGGATGCTTTTGATTTCAATGAGAATAATGGGGAAGGGGGATCTTGGAGAATTACAGCCCTTTGATCTAGTTGTTTCTTTGATGCTTGCAGAATTGGCTGTAATGCCTGTTGAGGATTTAGGAGCGCCCTTATCCCATGGTTTAACGGCAATTGCAGCTATTATGTTTTTACAATGTTTAATTTCCTATATTTCATTAAAAAATAATACTGCCCGAAAAATAATATGTGGAAGGCCTTCTATATTAATAGATCATGGCAAGTTTAATATTAAAGAAATGAATAAATTAAGAGTTAATACTAATGATATATTAGGTCAAATGCGTTTAAAAGGTTTTTATAATGTAGAAGATATTGATTATTTGATTATGGAAACTAATGGGGAAGTAAGTATAATAGGACCTGTTGAAAAGCCAGATATAAGATGTAATAGAATACCAATTGCAGTAATAATAGATGGTAAAATAATGTATGATAATTTAAATCAATTTAATATTAAAGAAGAAGATGTTAGAAAAAAGTTAAAACAAAAAGGATTGAAATTAAAACAGGTTATTTATGGTTTTGTAGATGAAGATGATAAATACATTTTTTATAAAAGGTAG
- a CDS encoding PIN/TRAM domain-containing protein — protein sequence MIDKLIKAVITIIGVSLGAVVGLILNQNEFLQFSTFQNTLIIVGISLVFGIIFYFLSTKIKRFGLNIVGAFENELLKFSTTDIMWGAVGLIVGFIIAFLISQPLSSIRYVGTIVSILLYLIFGYLGIKIATRKKDDVIWPNINLRKSQTTKSKQDKSSRKEIVSPKILDTSVIIDGRISDICKTGFVEGTLVIPEFVLKELRHIADSSDSLKRNRGRRGLDILNILQKDDSINVFIESRDYGDNIEVDIKLLKLAQDLGGKVLTNDFNLNKVAEFQGVEVLNINELANAVKPVVLPGEEMTVTIVKDGKESGQGLAYLDDGTMIVIEGGKKCIGDSVSVTVTSVLQTAAGRMIFAKLKNIINKAV from the coding sequence ATGATTGACAAGCTAATAAAAGCTGTAATTACAATTATTGGGGTTTCCTTAGGCGCAGTTGTTGGTTTAATTTTAAATCAAAATGAATTTTTGCAATTTTCTACTTTTCAGAATACATTAATCATCGTTGGAATAAGTTTAGTTTTTGGAATAATATTTTATTTTCTTTCTACAAAAATAAAAAGGTTTGGTCTTAATATTGTTGGTGCTTTTGAAAATGAATTATTGAAGTTTTCTACAACAGACATAATGTGGGGCGCAGTTGGATTAATAGTTGGTTTCATAATTGCATTTCTTATAAGTCAGCCATTATCTTCAATTAGATATGTTGGAACAATTGTTTCTATATTGTTATATTTAATTTTTGGATATTTGGGAATTAAAATAGCAACAAGAAAAAAAGACGATGTAATATGGCCAAATATAAACCTTAGAAAGTCACAAACAACCAAGAGCAAACAAGATAAAAGTTCAAGAAAAGAAATTGTTTCACCTAAAATTCTAGATACAAGCGTAATAATTGATGGTAGAATTTCTGATATTTGTAAAACTGGATTTGTCGAAGGAACTTTAGTAATACCAGAATTTGTACTTAAGGAATTAAGACATATAGCAGATTCTTCTGACAGTTTGAAAAGAAATAGAGGAAGAAGAGGACTTGATATATTAAATATTCTTCAAAAAGATGATAGTATAAATGTTTTTATTGAGTCTAGAGATTATGGAGATAACATAGAGGTTGATATTAAGCTATTAAAGTTAGCACAAGACCTTGGAGGCAAAGTATTAACTAATGATTTTAACTTAAACAAAGTAGCAGAATTTCAAGGAGTTGAAGTTTTAAATATCAATGAATTGGCTAATGCAGTTAAACCTGTTGTGTTACCAGGTGAAGAAATGACAGTAACTATAGTTAAAGATGGTAAGGAATCTGGTCAAGGTTTGGCATACTTAGATGACGGTACTATGATAGTTATTGAAGGTGGTAAAAAATGTATTGGAGATTCTGTTTCAGTAACCGTTACAAGCGTACTTCAAACAGCAGCAGGTAGAATGATTTTTGCTAAATTAAAAAACATAATAAATAAAGCAGTTTAA
- a CDS encoding CarD family transcriptional regulator produces the protein MFNLGDKVVYPMHGAGIIESMEVKEILGETKKYYVLKMPIGEMKLMIPVDNVDNIGLRNIIDEKSVEEVFDILKQRAVINDSNWNKRYRDNMEKMKTGDIFAVAQVVRDLTYRDKEKGLSTGEKKMLISARQMLISEVALSTNKDGDGIQDFIDEIINEEALES, from the coding sequence ATGTTTAATTTAGGAGATAAAGTAGTATACCCGATGCATGGAGCGGGTATTATTGAATCCATGGAAGTAAAAGAAATTTTAGGAGAAACAAAAAAATATTATGTTTTGAAAATGCCTATTGGTGAAATGAAACTTATGATACCAGTAGATAATGTAGATAATATTGGTTTGAGAAATATTATTGATGAAAAATCAGTTGAAGAAGTATTTGATATTTTAAAACAAAGAGCAGTTATAAATGATTCAAACTGGAATAAAAGATATCGTGATAATATGGAAAAAATGAAAACTGGTGATATATTTGCTGTTGCCCAGGTTGTAAGGGATTTAACTTATAGAGATAAAGAAAAGGGTTTATCAACAGGCGAAAAGAAAATGCTTATAAGCGCAAGACAAATGTTAATTAGTGAAGTAGCCCTTTCTACTAATAAAGATGGGGATGGAATTCAAGATTTTATAGATGAAATTATTAATGAAGAAGCCCTTGAGAGTTAA
- a CDS encoding transketolase family protein has product MAKATREAYGNALKKLASNQNIVVLDADLSGSTKTVEFKKVCPERFFNVGIAEQDLIGTAAGMAIAGKVPFASSFAMFATGRAFEIIRNTVAYPKLNVKIAATHAGLTVGEDGGSHQSIEDISLMRGIPNMTVINPADSTEAEQAVLKAAEIYGPVYIRLGRAAVEDIYDETYQFELGKGVELRKGKDVTIIATGLMVQKSLEAAKKLKEENIFARVINIHTIKPIDRDIIIKAAKETSAIVTAEEHSIIGGLGSAVLEVLSDEYPVPLKRIGIMDEFGESGKPNELLEKYGLTEENIIEGCRKVMKLKNRL; this is encoded by the coding sequence ATGGCTAAGGCAACTAGAGAAGCTTATGGAAATGCATTGAAAAAGTTAGCAAGTAATCAAAATATAGTTGTATTAGATGCAGATTTATCAGGATCAACTAAAACAGTAGAATTTAAAAAAGTTTGCCCTGAAAGATTTTTCAATGTTGGAATTGCAGAGCAAGACTTAATTGGCACAGCAGCAGGTATGGCTATAGCAGGTAAAGTACCATTTGCTAGTTCATTTGCTATGTTTGCGACTGGCAGAGCTTTTGAAATAATTCGAAACACTGTCGCTTATCCAAAGCTTAATGTAAAAATTGCTGCTACTCATGCTGGGTTAACAGTAGGAGAAGATGGAGGATCCCATCAATCAATAGAAGATATAAGTTTAATGAGGGGAATACCAAATATGACTGTTATTAATCCAGCTGATTCTACAGAAGCTGAACAGGCTGTTTTGAAAGCAGCAGAAATTTATGGTCCTGTATATATTAGATTAGGCAGAGCAGCAGTTGAAGATATATATGATGAAACTTACCAATTTGAATTAGGTAAAGGCGTAGAACTAAGAAAAGGGAAAGATGTCACAATCATTGCAACTGGTTTAATGGTTCAGAAATCTTTAGAAGCAGCAAAAAAATTGAAAGAAGAAAATATATTTGCTAGAGTTATCAATATTCATACTATTAAACCTATAGATAGAGATATTATAATAAAAGCAGCTAAGGAAACAAGTGCTATAGTTACTGCTGAGGAACATAGCATAATTGGTGGTCTTGGAAGTGCTGTTCTTGAAGTTTTGTCTGATGAATATCCAGTTCCATTAAAAAGAATTGGCATTATGGATGAATTTGGTGAGTCTGGAAAACCTAATGAACTTTTAGAGAAGTATGGTTTAACAGAAGAGAATATTATTGAAGGATGCAGAAAAGTAATGAAGTTAAAGAATAGATTATAG
- a CDS encoding transketolase — MKFDDLNLIAQNMRKNILTMIHTAKSGHPGGSLSAVEILTYLYFKEMNIESPTDDKRDRFILSKGHGAPALYSVLMEKEFIDKDSLIGTLRKINSKLQGHPDMNKLPGVEASTGSLGQGLAIANGIALAFKLDKKDNRVFALLGDGEIQEGMIWEASMLSSHYKLDNLTVIMDHNGLQIDGKNDDVMKVEPIADKWTAFGWHVIKADGHDFVSLEKAFEERKTIKGKPAIIIAETIKGKGVSFMENMASWHGKAPNDEELEKALNEVGGGK; from the coding sequence ATGAAATTTGATGATTTAAATCTTATTGCTCAAAATATGAGAAAAAACATTTTAACGATGATTCATACTGCAAAGTCAGGACATCCAGGTGGTTCTTTATCTGCAGTTGAAATCTTAACATATTTATATTTTAAAGAAATGAATATAGAAAGTCCAACTGATGACAAAAGGGATAGATTCATACTATCTAAAGGACATGGGGCACCAGCTCTTTATTCAGTTCTTATGGAAAAAGAATTTATTGATAAAGATAGTTTAATTGGAACTCTTCGAAAGATTAATAGTAAACTTCAAGGTCATCCAGACATGAATAAGTTACCGGGAGTTGAAGCTTCTACTGGTTCTTTAGGGCAAGGATTAGCTATAGCAAATGGTATAGCTCTTGCGTTTAAACTAGATAAAAAGGATAATAGAGTTTTTGCACTTTTAGGTGATGGAGAAATTCAGGAAGGTATGATTTGGGAAGCATCAATGCTTTCAAGTCATTATAAATTAGATAATTTGACAGTTATTATGGATCATAATGGATTGCAAATTGACGGAAAGAATGATGATGTAATGAAGGTAGAACCAATTGCAGATAAATGGACAGCTTTTGGATGGCATGTAATAAAAGCTGATGGACATGATTTTGTTTCATTAGAAAAAGCTTTCGAAGAAAGAAAAACTATAAAGGGAAAACCTGCTATAATTATAGCAGAAACAATAAAAGGTAAAGGCGTTTCTTTTATGGAAAATATGGCATCATGGCATGGAAAGGCTCCAAATGATGAAGAATTAGAGAAAGCATTAAATGAAGTTGGAGGTGGCAAATAA